In one window of Candidatus Scalindua sp. DNA:
- a CDS encoding SDR family oxidoreductase, with translation MENKKYRLEEIQNCITTLEWLVENSEQLACLSRQEKKKLFTAAGKIARPSVEERKKRLKDKKIAKSRGTKKADRVARGNTGIRDARLKDVFSAPKELPMDRIESGLKPEVLSSGRNCYVCKAEFTTLHHFYDSMCKSCGDLNYRKRFQTASLHGKVALITGSRLKIGYQATLMLLRAGATVIATTRFPVDSAERYAKEEDFAHWRDRLHIHGLDLRHTPSVEIFAGYIEQSYDRLDILINNAAQTVRRPPGFYAHLIGNESKPFHNFPEDVQVLLRNHEACKNQLTGLCRNGLLEQGSLLPVAWHGQGPGIGLRASAELSQIPYNFDNSIVAAEVFPKDELDVDLQQVDLRKTNSWRLKLGDIETPEMLEVQLVNAVAPFVLCNRLANLMKRDNTGQKHIVNVTAVEGKFYRFKKSDRHPHTNMAKAALNMLTHTSAGDFKKYGIFMNAVDTGWVTDEDPIELSRFKQHVHDFQPPLDIVDGAARVCDPFFDGILTGKHWVGKFLKDYFPIDW, from the coding sequence ATGGAAAATAAAAAATATAGACTGGAAGAGATACAGAACTGTATCACAACCCTTGAGTGGTTGGTTGAAAACAGTGAACAACTTGCCTGTTTAAGCAGACAGGAAAAAAAGAAGCTGTTTACCGCAGCGGGGAAAATTGCAAGGCCTTCGGTCGAAGAGAGGAAAAAACGTCTTAAAGATAAAAAGATTGCGAAAAGCCGGGGAACAAAAAAAGCTGACCGAGTTGCGCGGGGGAATACCGGCATCCGTGATGCCCGGCTGAAAGATGTATTCAGCGCTCCGAAAGAACTTCCGATGGACCGGATTGAATCGGGGCTTAAGCCGGAAGTGCTGAGTTCCGGACGCAATTGTTATGTGTGTAAAGCAGAGTTTACTACGCTCCATCATTTTTATGATTCAATGTGCAAGTCTTGTGGCGATCTGAATTATAGAAAACGATTCCAGACAGCATCGCTTCACGGCAAGGTCGCATTGATTACCGGCTCTCGTCTTAAGATCGGTTACCAGGCGACATTGATGCTGCTGCGTGCCGGTGCAACGGTAATTGCCACCACCCGTTTCCCGGTTGATTCGGCAGAGCGATATGCAAAAGAGGAAGATTTTGCTCATTGGAGAGACCGTCTGCATATTCATGGCCTTGATTTACGCCATACCCCAAGTGTGGAAATTTTTGCCGGCTACATAGAGCAAAGCTACGACCGACTTGATATACTGATCAATAATGCGGCTCAGACAGTTCGACGTCCTCCGGGATTTTATGCGCATTTAATTGGAAATGAATCAAAACCATTCCACAATTTTCCAGAGGATGTCCAGGTTCTTCTGAGGAACCATGAAGCCTGCAAAAACCAGCTGACAGGGCTTTGCCGGAACGGGCTGCTTGAGCAAGGCTCCCTTCTCCCTGTTGCATGGCATGGACAAGGCCCTGGAATCGGATTGCGTGCTTCTGCAGAACTTTCGCAGATTCCCTATAATTTCGACAACTCAATAGTCGCTGCAGAGGTATTTCCAAAAGATGAACTTGATGTGGATCTTCAGCAGGTTGATTTACGGAAAACTAATAGCTGGCGTTTAAAGCTTGGTGATATCGAAACCCCTGAAATGCTGGAAGTACAACTGGTGAATGCAGTTGCTCCATTTGTATTGTGCAATCGTCTGGCTAACCTGATGAAACGAGATAATACAGGGCAGAAACACATTGTGAACGTAACGGCGGTTGAAGGCAAGTTTTACCGGTTTAAAAAGTCAGATCGTCACCCCCATACGAATATGGCGAAGGCAGCCTTAAATATGCTTACCCACACTTCGGCAGGCGATTTCAAAAAATATGGTATTTTTATGAATGCGGTTGATACCGGCTGGGTGACCGATGAAGACCCGATAGAACTTTCCCGATTCAAACAACACGTGCATGATTTTCAGCCTCCATTGGATATTGTGGATGGAGCGGCAAGAGTTTGCGACCCGTTTTTTGATGGCATTCTTACCGGGAAACATTGGGTTGGGAAATTTCTAAAGGATTATTTCCCGATCGACTGGTAG
- a CDS encoding DUF4292 domain-containing protein yields the protein MNQMEIVTKGKKMSRKSYILLLLAASLLFTGCATQKSHLPLDTQTDLHSRIDTGRIQKLSFLQLKEHIVSEERKITSLKSNIEITLTTPETNGPFSCKGVFVLQKPEKIRVIGFKLATTVFNMLSDGQNFWLYLPKQKTVYTGRSHLQRTAHDTAYLFPDDIAVLLDHGKLFEGRSAFMETWPTFWLIHVFNKTGEGYIPYGRLKIDRIDSTITELILFQTDSLVKAQATFNDYVLVEDYALPKEVEINWPESETTLSITFKDPSLNQILKPEVFQFKKPKKAEIIQVN from the coding sequence ATGAATCAGATGGAAATAGTAACCAAGGGTAAAAAAATGAGCCGTAAATCTTATATACTATTACTTCTGGCAGCTTCTCTCCTTTTTACCGGCTGTGCGACACAGAAGTCTCATCTGCCCCTGGATACACAGACCGATCTTCACTCCCGGATTGATACAGGCAGGATCCAGAAACTCTCCTTCCTCCAGCTAAAAGAGCATATAGTATCTGAAGAGAGAAAGATAACCAGCCTCAAGTCAAACATCGAGATAACACTCACAACACCGGAGACCAATGGGCCATTCTCCTGTAAGGGTGTCTTTGTATTACAAAAACCAGAAAAAATCAGAGTCATCGGCTTTAAGCTTGCCACCACCGTCTTTAATATGCTTTCAGATGGCCAGAACTTCTGGCTTTATCTCCCGAAGCAAAAGACCGTTTACACAGGAAGATCTCATTTACAACGGACCGCACACGATACGGCATACCTCTTTCCCGATGACATTGCCGTGCTCCTGGATCATGGAAAACTTTTCGAGGGGAGATCGGCCTTTATGGAGACTTGGCCGACCTTCTGGCTTATCCATGTATTTAATAAAACTGGTGAGGGCTATATTCCTTACGGACGATTAAAAATCGACAGAATCGATAGTACAATAACCGAACTTATACTGTTTCAGACTGATAGCCTCGTCAAGGCGCAGGCCACCTTCAATGATTACGTCCTCGTTGAAGACTATGCATTACCGAAAGAGGTCGAAATCAACTGGCCTGAATCAGAAACGACATTAAGCATCACCTTCAAGGATCCTTCTCTTAATCAAATCCTGAAACCGGAGGTATTCCAATTCAAAAAACCGAAAAAGGCAGAAATTATCCAGGTTAATTAG
- the ndk gene encoding nucleoside-diphosphate kinase, translating into MNEPTLQKTLVIIKPDSVQRRLIGKIITRFEEKGLEILGLKLLLLSQSVARETYSAHEGKEFFEKLIEFMTSGPIVALVIRGTNAIEVTRTMLGKTACHLAAPGTIRGDFGLSNRYNLAHGSDSPESAEREIALFFGTEELLESTQGNLRQIY; encoded by the coding sequence ATGAATGAGCCGACCTTGCAAAAAACATTAGTCATCATTAAACCGGATTCGGTACAACGCAGACTAATTGGAAAAATAATCACCCGGTTTGAGGAAAAGGGGCTTGAAATACTCGGTCTCAAACTACTTCTCCTCTCTCAAAGCGTGGCAAGAGAGACGTATTCTGCTCATGAAGGAAAAGAATTTTTTGAAAAACTTATAGAATTTATGACATCAGGCCCCATAGTAGCCCTGGTAATCAGAGGTACCAACGCCATAGAAGTTACCCGCACCATGTTGGGAAAAACAGCCTGCCATCTGGCAGCTCCGGGAACTATACGAGGAGATTTTGGATTAAGCAATCGATATAACCTGGCACACGGGTCAGACTCTCCTGAATCCGCAGAGAGAGAAATTGCACTTTTCTTCGGCACAGAAGAGTTGCTTGAATCAACACAGGGAAACTTACGGCAAATATACTAA
- a CDS encoding DUF4416 family protein, which produces MSEITRPKPVKLIVGMLSSIRTLFEEVSPLLEERLGEIETQSDIIPFNFTDYYRKEMGSDILRTFYSFKDLIDPEEIAAIKVWTNELEERLKQNDEYRIKRPVNLDPGYLTQCQLILASTKDFYHRIYLQKGIYAEVTLYYKYGQYANMPWTYPDYQTEEYKKFFLRVRGKIT; this is translated from the coding sequence ATGTCTGAAATTACCCGGCCAAAGCCTGTAAAACTGATCGTGGGAATGCTTTCGAGCATCAGGACACTCTTTGAAGAGGTGTCTCCACTCCTTGAGGAACGGCTCGGGGAAATTGAGACGCAGAGCGATATTATCCCCTTCAATTTTACCGATTACTACAGAAAAGAGATGGGATCAGACATTTTGCGTACGTTTTACTCTTTTAAAGACCTTATCGATCCCGAAGAGATTGCAGCTATCAAAGTGTGGACAAATGAATTAGAGGAGAGACTCAAACAAAATGATGAGTACCGCATCAAGAGACCAGTAAATCTGGATCCGGGATATCTCACCCAATGCCAGCTCATACTTGCTTCCACAAAAGACTTTTACCACAGGATCTATCTTCAAAAGGGCATTTACGCAGAAGTCACCCTCTACTATAAATATGGTCAATACGCAAACATGCCATGGACATATCCTGATTACCAGACGGAAGAGTATAAAAAATTTTTTTTGCGTGTCCGGGGGAAAATAACGTAG
- a CDS encoding proline--tRNA ligase, translating into MLSLRSNNTMRWTQTFIPTLKEDPNDAEVDSHKLMVRSGMIRRLSAGVYSYLPLGIKVLNKVNTIIREEMNASGSVEILLPALQSLSLFELSGRVAVFGNDLLRMKDRHGKDIALSPTHEEVITDLMKNELCSYKNMPLILYQIQTKFRDEARPRFGVLRSREFLMKDAYSFDIDTDGLNNSYQTMYNTYCRILKRCQLDYIVVEADTGAMGGDVSHEFMVPNFNGEDVIVKCTKCDYAANLEKAVAAEVEREDDAIIEEQKEVSTPDMCTIKEVSSFLGIEPKRMVKTLIYSHNNSHIAVLVRGDHDVNEAKLAKQLSLDSIELADEKTVVTLTNAPVGFAGPVGLNAHIVADRAVVNMKNCVVGGNKADSHIMNVNLERDFTVDTIADIRFVKEDDKCHKCNSLLSISRGIEIGHVFKLGTKYSKTLNAKYLDKTGKEQPIVMGSYGIGINRIIAATIERSHDKDGIIWPIPLAPYEVLVVPVNIKERNLMDTATEIYDSLRKEGVEVLLDDRDQRPGFKFKDADLIGIPIRITVGKSYQEKGDLEIKVRSTNEVSFSRLENIVQVTKTCIQSLTTDSASQRDPA; encoded by the coding sequence GTGCTTTCTTTACGATCCAATAATACCATGAGATGGACACAGACATTCATACCGACGTTAAAAGAAGATCCTAATGATGCTGAAGTAGATAGCCATAAACTTATGGTACGATCAGGAATGATCAGAAGATTATCCGCAGGAGTCTATTCATACCTGCCGTTAGGCATAAAGGTCTTAAATAAGGTAAACACTATCATCAGGGAAGAGATGAATGCTTCGGGTTCTGTAGAAATTTTGCTGCCGGCCCTGCAATCCCTATCCCTTTTTGAGTTAAGTGGCAGAGTTGCTGTTTTCGGCAACGATTTACTCCGCATGAAAGATCGCCACGGAAAGGACATTGCCCTGAGCCCCACTCACGAAGAGGTAATTACTGACTTAATGAAGAATGAACTTTGCTCCTACAAAAACATGCCCCTGATTCTCTACCAGATTCAGACAAAATTCAGAGACGAAGCCAGGCCGAGGTTTGGCGTTTTGCGGAGCAGAGAGTTTCTCATGAAAGACGCCTATAGTTTCGACATTGATACTGATGGTCTCAACAACAGCTATCAGACGATGTACAATACCTATTGCCGCATCCTCAAGCGATGTCAATTAGATTATATAGTTGTTGAGGCTGATACAGGTGCCATGGGGGGCGATGTTTCCCACGAATTTATGGTACCCAACTTCAACGGAGAGGATGTAATCGTAAAATGTACGAAATGTGATTACGCCGCAAATCTTGAAAAGGCCGTCGCTGCTGAGGTAGAACGGGAAGATGATGCCATTATTGAGGAGCAAAAAGAGGTCTCAACCCCTGACATGTGCACCATAAAAGAGGTTAGCAGCTTTCTCGGCATCGAACCGAAGAGAATGGTGAAGACCTTGATTTACTCTCATAATAACAGCCACATTGCAGTCCTCGTGCGTGGAGATCATGATGTTAATGAAGCAAAACTGGCAAAACAGTTATCACTGGATTCAATCGAATTGGCTGATGAAAAAACAGTTGTCACGCTTACAAATGCTCCCGTAGGTTTTGCAGGCCCTGTTGGATTAAATGCACACATTGTCGCAGACCGTGCAGTTGTAAATATGAAAAATTGCGTGGTAGGCGGGAATAAAGCTGACAGCCATATTATGAATGTAAATCTTGAAAGAGATTTCACCGTTGACACAATTGCCGATATCAGATTTGTCAAAGAAGACGATAAGTGCCACAAATGCAATAGCTTACTCTCAATCTCCCGTGGAATAGAAATAGGCCATGTTTTTAAATTAGGTACAAAATACAGTAAAACGCTGAACGCAAAGTACCTGGATAAAACAGGGAAGGAACAGCCCATAGTTATGGGGTCCTATGGTATCGGTATAAACAGAATCATCGCCGCCACCATTGAGAGATCACATGATAAGGATGGAATTATCTGGCCAATACCTTTGGCACCGTATGAAGTCCTGGTCGTACCCGTAAATATAAAAGAGCGTAACCTTATGGATACAGCCACAGAAATTTATGACAGCTTACGCAAAGAGGGAGTGGAGGTTTTGCTCGATGACAGGGACCAGAGACCGGGTTTCAAATTTAAGGATGCCGATCTTATTGGAATTCCAATCCGGATAACCGTGGGAAAAAGCTACCAGGAGAAAGGTGATCTGGAAATTAAGGTACGCTCTACGAACGAAGTATCATTTTCAAGACTTGAAAATATCGTCCAGGTAACAAAAACCTGTATACAATCTTTAACCACAGATAGTGCATCACAAAGAGATCCTGCTTGA
- the mqnE gene encoding aminofutalosine synthase MqnE — protein sequence MPLTKIPTSTDLSDIYEKIMDKKRLEYEDGLRLFASEEILTIGYLANIVRERLNKNYAYYVINRHINYTNICKNSCKFCAFSRTQENNDAFLLSIDEIREKARQIIEEGATELHIVGGLHPDIKLDYYLTLIESLHDCFPKVHLKAFTAVEIVHFAQMRGTTTTEILRLLKNAGLGSLPGGGAEIFAPHIRNELCPEKISGEIWLKTMREAHNLGLRSNATLLYGHIEKDEDRVNHLLQLRALQDETKGFMSFIPLAFHPKNTELHGLSGTQGILDLKMLAIGRLMLDNFDHIKAYWIMLGIKLAQVSLNFGVDDIDGTVIEEKITHSAGAKTPESLTVDQIRSLIEETGHEPVERDTLYNRVILNQHKG from the coding sequence ATGCCATTAACTAAGATCCCGACCAGCACAGACCTCTCAGATATATATGAAAAGATCATGGACAAAAAACGTCTTGAGTATGAGGATGGCCTGCGATTGTTTGCGTCTGAAGAAATTCTCACCATTGGGTATCTTGCAAACATTGTAAGAGAAAGGTTAAATAAAAATTACGCCTATTATGTAATAAATCGCCACATTAACTATACAAATATCTGCAAAAACAGCTGTAAATTTTGTGCATTCAGCCGTACTCAGGAGAATAACGATGCCTTCCTCCTGAGTATTGACGAGATACGGGAGAAGGCCAGGCAGATCATTGAAGAAGGTGCCACCGAATTACATATTGTTGGAGGTCTCCATCCTGATATCAAACTTGATTATTACCTTACCTTGATTGAATCTCTTCACGATTGCTTTCCCAAGGTACACTTAAAGGCATTTACCGCTGTTGAAATTGTTCATTTTGCCCAAATGAGAGGAACGACAACAACAGAAATACTAAGATTATTAAAGAATGCGGGACTCGGTTCACTCCCCGGTGGAGGAGCTGAAATTTTTGCACCACACATCAGAAATGAACTTTGTCCAGAAAAAATCAGCGGTGAGATCTGGTTAAAAACAATGCGCGAGGCCCACAATCTAGGGCTGCGGAGTAACGCAACCCTGCTATACGGCCATATAGAAAAAGATGAAGACAGGGTTAATCACCTGTTGCAGTTGCGTGCACTTCAAGACGAGACGAAGGGATTTATGTCGTTTATCCCCCTTGCATTTCATCCCAAAAATACTGAACTGCACGGCTTGTCCGGGACACAAGGAATCTTAGATCTTAAGATGCTTGCAATCGGCAGACTAATGCTCGACAATTTTGACCATATCAAGGCCTATTGGATTATGCTGGGAATTAAACTAGCTCAGGTCTCCCTTAATTTCGGAGTTGACGATATTGACGGAACAGTTATTGAAGAAAAAATAACCCATTCTGCCGGTGCGAAAACACCAGAGTCATTAACGGTTGATCAAATCAGATCGTTAATAGAAGAAACCGGGCACGAACCAGTCGAAAGAGATACGCTTTATAACAGGGTAATTTTGAATCAGCACAAGGGTTAA
- a CDS encoding RidA family protein yields the protein MQKRVIATNNAPGAIGPYSQAIGFDNLLFVSGQIPIDPESGEVVSGGIYEQTLRVLENLKGILEAGGTHMQNVLRTTIFLVDMDDYATVNEAYAQYFTNDPPARATIQVSRLPKEVQVEIDAIAFVPDLAESEPEKGTGI from the coding sequence ATGCAAAAGAGAGTTATTGCAACAAACAATGCCCCAGGGGCAATCGGGCCATATTCTCAGGCAATTGGCTTTGATAATCTGCTCTTTGTTTCCGGTCAGATACCCATAGATCCGGAATCGGGTGAGGTGGTAAGCGGGGGCATTTATGAACAAACACTACGGGTTCTGGAAAATTTGAAGGGAATATTGGAGGCTGGTGGTACCCATATGCAGAATGTCTTGCGTACGACCATTTTTCTGGTAGATATGGATGATTATGCCACGGTTAATGAGGCATATGCACAATACTTTACTAATGATCCACCTGCGAGAGCTACAATCCAGGTATCAAGGCTCCCGAAAGAGGTACAGGTTGAGATTGATGCAATTGCCTTTGTTCCCGATCTGGCCGAGTCAGAACCAGAAAAGGGAACAGGCATCTAA
- the dprA gene encoding DNA-processing protein DprA, protein MMNTEIPNDDDLEHLLRLNMIAGIGTITYRSLIEHFGTAKKVLNTTKSKLESAPGIGPKMAERIVTASKELDVDKEIKLAEKNNVKIVPFSSEHYPPNLNAIYDPPLILYIRGNIEKKDSIALAIVGSRKCSYYGQAQAARLARQLAQVGFCIVSGMARGIDTNAHSGAMNGKGRTIAVLGCGLSTVYPRENRELMEKIASQGAVISELPMNTPPNSRNFPPRNRIISGLSLGVLVIESTLMSGSLITTRWALEQGKEVFAVPGNIDSNYSKGTNKLIKDGAKLVEEINDIVEELGPLAETLQIGDNRKVDDMRSLTLNSQENKIFSLLSSTPKNIDEITIKSGIPVSNVTSILLILEVRKLVKQLSGNRFVKS, encoded by the coding sequence ATGATGAATACGGAAATTCCGAACGATGACGATCTAGAACACCTTCTTCGCCTCAACATGATTGCGGGTATAGGCACCATCACCTATCGCAGCTTAATTGAGCACTTCGGTACTGCGAAGAAAGTACTTAATACAACAAAGAGTAAGCTGGAATCAGCCCCCGGCATAGGCCCAAAGATGGCTGAAAGAATAGTAACCGCTTCAAAAGAGCTGGATGTGGACAAAGAGATTAAGCTGGCTGAAAAAAACAACGTAAAGATTGTACCTTTTTCAAGCGAACATTACCCTCCCAATCTCAACGCAATCTATGATCCGCCATTGATACTTTACATCAGGGGGAATATTGAGAAAAAGGATAGCATTGCCCTCGCAATCGTTGGCTCACGCAAGTGCAGTTATTATGGCCAGGCCCAGGCCGCAAGACTGGCACGGCAACTGGCACAAGTCGGTTTCTGTATTGTAAGTGGAATGGCGAGAGGTATCGACACAAACGCGCATTCAGGAGCAATGAATGGCAAGGGAAGAACAATAGCCGTTCTTGGATGCGGACTGAGTACCGTCTACCCTCGCGAGAACAGAGAACTCATGGAGAAGATCGCTTCTCAAGGTGCCGTGATTTCAGAACTCCCCATGAACACCCCTCCAAACAGCCGTAATTTTCCACCCAGAAACAGGATAATCAGTGGACTTTCACTCGGAGTCTTGGTGATAGAATCAACTTTGATGAGCGGTTCTCTCATCACTACACGATGGGCACTGGAACAGGGAAAAGAGGTATTTGCCGTTCCCGGTAATATCGACAGTAATTACAGCAAGGGGACCAACAAGCTCATTAAAGACGGTGCAAAACTTGTCGAAGAAATCAATGACATTGTTGAGGAATTGGGCCCTCTTGCGGAAACCTTACAGATAGGCGATAACAGAAAAGTTGATGACATGAGAAGCCTCACCCTCAACTCTCAAGAGAACAAGATCTTTTCCCTTCTCTCAAGCACACCAAAAAATATCGATGAAATAACGATTAAATCAGGTATACCGGTATCCAATGTCACAAGTATATTATTGATTCTGGAAGTGAGAAAATTGGTAAAACAGCTTTCCGGGAATCGTTTCGTAAAGAGCTAA
- the aroB gene encoding 3-dehydroquinate synthase — MKNVQLNLDKYSYQVVIEKGILSQVGTLTSKIIKPGKAVVVTDTTVESLYAKTLLESLSKTNFDVKLVSIEPGEEKKSITMAQNLYEALFDHKVDRKSTIFALGGGVIGDLTGFVAATFMRGVPFVQIPTTLLSQVDSSVGGKVAVNHPRGKNMIGCFYQPKAVFIDTDTLKTLPKEEMVAGMVEVIKYGMIRDPSFFAYLETHLPQILELDDTSLGEIVYNSCRNKAEIVEIDEKEEGIRAILNYGHTIGHALETLTSFKKYRHGEAVAIGMIYATKIAISMDLTDETVLERQETLLKRLGLSLTYHALNPHDIVRTLYQDKKTIGGKLRFVLPTKVGTVIISDKPDDATILNSITSNSISIQL, encoded by the coding sequence ATGAAAAATGTTCAGTTAAATCTAGATAAATACAGCTACCAGGTTGTAATTGAAAAAGGCATTCTCAGCCAGGTGGGAACACTCACCTCAAAGATTATCAAACCAGGAAAAGCCGTAGTCGTCACCGATACAACGGTAGAATCCTTGTATGCAAAAACCCTCTTAGAGAGCCTGTCGAAAACCAATTTTGATGTCAAGCTGGTTTCCATCGAGCCTGGAGAGGAAAAAAAGTCAATAACGATGGCACAAAATCTGTATGAAGCGTTATTTGATCATAAAGTTGATAGAAAATCAACCATCTTCGCTTTGGGTGGTGGAGTAATTGGTGATTTAACAGGTTTTGTAGCCGCCACCTTTATGAGAGGTGTACCCTTTGTCCAGATACCAACAACATTATTGTCACAAGTTGACAGCAGTGTAGGAGGAAAGGTTGCCGTAAATCATCCAAGAGGCAAGAACATGATTGGCTGTTTTTATCAGCCGAAGGCAGTCTTTATTGATACCGACACTCTCAAAACACTTCCAAAAGAAGAGATGGTAGCAGGGATGGTTGAGGTGATAAAATATGGAATGATCAGGGATCCGAGCTTTTTCGCATACCTGGAAACGCATCTCCCCCAAATACTTGAACTTGATGATACCTCATTGGGAGAAATAGTCTACAACTCCTGCAGGAACAAAGCAGAAATTGTGGAGATTGATGAGAAGGAAGAGGGAATACGGGCAATCTTAAATTACGGGCACACTATCGGTCATGCACTGGAAACGTTAACTTCATTCAAAAAATATCGACATGGAGAGGCCGTTGCTATTGGCATGATATATGCCACAAAGATCGCGATAAGCATGGATCTTACTGATGAGACCGTATTGGAAAGACAGGAAACCTTATTGAAAAGATTAGGCTTATCTCTTACTTATCATGCATTAAACCCTCATGATATAGTCAGGACATTGTACCAAGACAAAAAAACAATTGGAGGAAAACTGAGATTTGTACTCCCTACGAAAGTGGGAACCGTAATAATCAGTGACAAACCGGATGATGCTACTATTTTAAATTCCATTACTTCCAATTCAATTTCAATCCAACTTTAA
- a CDS encoding bifunctional folylpolyglutamate synthase/dihydrofolate synthase, protein MEQRNYLTTYEEAVEFLLQAVDYERLTNYKYDLINFNLKRMEEILSVGHDPHEKGLYVHVTGTKGKGSVSIMIASALQGMGYKTGLFTSPHLVCLEERIKVNNRMVSQEMIVKLVNELKPYIERKRTEDYNLSPTFFETITAMALVYFEREKADISVLEVGLGGRLDATNIISPLVSVITTIGYDHTDKLGHTLESIAGEKAGIIKEGKPVVSSLQEHEALSVISRVCREKQSRLCLIGKDVLIRDVRKVRRNGSYGTECTISSWSREYKDIFLPLVGVHQVGNCATAIGALEVLEDSGQLKINHEEVRDAFLKMKLPARIEIVSREPLIILDTAHTVDSMKALKEALNENFSFDKLVLLLGLSGDKDLEGVLREITTVADELVLTRTGNPREAEPKQLAAIAKKFFRKEPIVIENIGDALKETMKIAEMKSLICVTGSFYLAGNVKKILK, encoded by the coding sequence ATGGAACAGAGAAATTATTTAACCACGTATGAAGAGGCCGTAGAGTTTCTGTTGCAGGCGGTTGATTACGAAAGGTTGACAAATTATAAATATGATTTGATAAACTTTAACCTCAAGAGGATGGAGGAAATATTATCAGTAGGGCACGACCCTCACGAAAAGGGGCTGTATGTCCATGTAACCGGCACAAAAGGGAAGGGCTCTGTCTCAATAATGATTGCCTCAGCCTTGCAGGGTATGGGATACAAAACAGGTCTTTTTACTTCGCCACATCTTGTGTGTCTTGAAGAGCGGATCAAGGTAAACAACAGGATGGTATCACAAGAGATGATTGTGAAACTGGTGAATGAGCTTAAACCCTATATTGAGAGAAAAAGAACCGAAGATTACAATCTCTCTCCAACCTTTTTTGAAACAATAACGGCGATGGCACTCGTCTATTTTGAACGTGAAAAGGCAGACATTTCGGTACTGGAGGTAGGGTTGGGTGGGAGACTGGATGCCACAAATATTATTTCTCCTCTCGTTTCTGTTATAACGACCATTGGTTATGATCATACCGATAAGTTGGGGCATACACTTGAAAGTATAGCAGGTGAAAAGGCCGGTATAATTAAGGAGGGGAAACCTGTAGTCTCTTCTCTCCAGGAACACGAAGCGTTATCTGTTATTTCAAGAGTTTGCAGGGAAAAACAGTCTCGTTTATGTCTGATTGGAAAAGATGTTTTAATAAGAGATGTAAGGAAAGTGAGGAGAAACGGGTCATACGGGACAGAATGTACCATCAGTTCATGGAGTAGGGAGTATAAGGACATTTTTTTACCGCTGGTTGGGGTTCATCAGGTTGGGAACTGTGCTACTGCAATAGGAGCCCTGGAGGTTCTGGAGGACAGTGGTCAGCTGAAAATAAATCATGAAGAGGTTCGTGATGCGTTTTTAAAGATGAAGCTGCCGGCAAGAATCGAGATAGTTTCAAGAGAACCTCTTATTATCCTGGATACAGCTCACACCGTTGATTCAATGAAAGCCCTGAAAGAGGCGTTAAATGAGAATTTCAGTTTTGACAAGCTGGTGCTATTATTAGGACTATCGGGAGATAAGGATCTTGAAGGTGTCCTGCGTGAGATAACGACTGTTGCAGATGAGCTGGTTTTGACGAGGACCGGTAATCCGAGAGAAGCAGAACCGAAACAATTAGCTGCTATTGCTAAAAAGTTTTTCCGCAAAGAACCGATAGTGATAGAAAATATTGGTGATGCATTAAAAGAGACAATGAAGATTGCTGAGATGAAATCCCTGATATGTGTAACTGGTTCTTTCTATCTGGCAGGTAACGTGAAAAAGATACTGAAGTAG